Genomic window (Deltaproteobacteria bacterium):
ATCCCGCAATAATTTTAAAAAAACTATAATTTATACTGGTGTATTTAAAATACTAATTAATTGTAAAAATAGCCCGCCTAAACTCGTTAACAAAACAAACACTAATATTAGTTTAATAGTTAAATATGCTAAACTTAATAAAGGCGCTAAAATTGCCCAAATGATACCATGTTGTTGACGTCGGTTTTTCAATTCTTGCATTAGTATATCGCGGTCTTTAGCAATGTAAATTTTAATAGCTTCAATATTGCGTATGCCTAATTGTACTAAAAATAACCGCGCCTTTTGCCACCAACCGGCTTTAATACTCAGCCAAATTATAGTCGTGATAACAGCAAGCACCGCTGGCCATATTGCCAAATAAATAATGGTAAATATCGTGATGATAATTGCTGCAAAAGTGATAATCAGTCTGCGCTGCAAAGTTATCAGCCATTTAATTGAAATTAAGCCTGCAGCGCAACTAAGCAGCGCAAATATGAATAATGCCGCCAGTATTCGCAAAAAAGTTAGCCAGGTTGAAGAAATATATGAAAAATCAACAAATACTGATTCTGTTGCGCCTATCCAATAGCGTTGATAATTAAGCATTTTACCGGTTTTGGGTAAATCAATACGTACCGAAACTGCACCGGCAGCATCACCACCAGCTTGTATAGTATCACGTCTAGTTAATCTTCCTTGTGATGGTGCCATTGGCATCCTTTGTGTTGGTGCTTGCATTTGATTAATATCATCTATTTCATTATTCATGCTGCCATATAAACTTGAATAATCTTCATCGACATTGGCGGTTAAACCTTGCATTGCTGAATACCACGAGCCATTGCCAACAAAATTTTGGGTTTTTACCGCACCACGTATCCGCGAATTTACATAACGCGATGGTACATGTATCTTCCATCGTACTGCGGCAAGTGGCACCGATAACCGCGGTAATTCAAAGCGCTGTGAGCCAAACATACCAAGTTTATTTATTGGTGATTCATATACTATTTGTAAGTTAATCGGACGCAAACCATCTGCTTCTTGTGGTGACCTAATTAGCGGCAATAACAATTTACCATTGGCATCGCGGCTTGGCTTGATTGGTTCTCCTTCTAAAAATGCGCTGCGTACATTGATTTCATTGCTAATCTCTAATGCCAAATATTGTTGCAGATTATTACGCAGTGAAAAACGCAAGTCGGTCATCATACGTCCATCGCCAGTAAGCACACTTTCAGCTCTAACCTGATCAACACCACCAGCGGCAAGAGATTTTTCGGGATAACGTCCGATTTTAGCAATACTGTTCTTGCTTTCACTTTTTTCATATTGAAAAGCGCGCACTATTGGAGTAACGGCACTATTGATTAATTCATATGGTAATTCGCGCACATCGATAGAGCGAAGATTTTTTGCATCAATATTTTCTATTGATAATTTCCCTGGTACTTCTATGGCGACGAAACCACTATCTCGCTCAACATCTATCAAACGTGGAATATTAATAGGCACCAAAGTTGCATCTGCAGACAATGCATGTACCAAACGCAAAGAAATTTCGTAATTTTGCTTTATCGCAAATGCCGTTTCACCTTCTAAAATACGGGTATGATCTTTTTCTGAAATAGTATACTGAAAAGCTCCTTCACCGTCAGCCTTAACTAAATCAAAACCAGTAGGCAATTGGATACGAAAATGTTTTTGTGATGCATATAGTATTGTTAGTCTTAATACTGAAAAAAGTTCGACGGTATCATCACCGAATGAAAACAGATTTTGGGTTTCACCATATACCTTAGCTTCACGTTCTTCAGCAATAGCTTCGATATCGTGAAAGCCAACAATATGTATTTCACTTAGCGAGCCTAACACTGCCCGTAGTTCAGTCCCGCCATTTAATGGCCTAACATCATTAGTCATTGCCCCATCGACTCGCGGCGATAAGTTAGCGCTTGGGAAAAAACAAGTAAATTCGGCGGCAGGACTTGATACGATATTAAAACGATATTCAATAGAACCACGTGGGCCTGAAGGTGGAATTAAAATGTCCGCCTCAACCGTTATAGCTCCACGTTCATTAGTGACCCATTCCCAACCATGGCCATTAAAATTAAGCGCTAATTCACGGTGATTATTGCGTGCTGAAAGCAAAATAACATTACTATCAATTATTGGGACATGTTTTGGCAACGAGGTATCATCAAGCTGTGCACGTAAACTTATATGTAAGTGCAAACCTTCTGCAGAAGCACGACCCTTATAATTAGTCTCGCCAATAATTACCTTACCTAATTTAGTGTCTTGGTTTGCACGTAAACTTTGGCGTTTTTCATAAAATACTGACCATTGCGAAAATGGCATGGTAATTTCTTGGGCTGATGCACCAATAGTAACCAAAGACATCAATATTACCGCTGTAGCATTAGCTAATAAGCGTCGCGCACGAAAATGCACTATGCCAAGTAATACAAATAACACTAACCCTAAAAACATGGGGAACAGCATTACTATACCAAATATAATAGAAACTACCGCTAATTTAACTATAGTACGCAATTGTACCAAGATTGACCATTTTGCTATTGGGGGTTCTTGTGTCTTTAAAAATGCTCGCGTCTTATTAAAATAAACTTCTAGCAAAACAAAAAGCATTGCTGCATTTAAACCCCAAAGCATCAGGCGGTGTATACCTAAAATATAATATGCTAAGAAAAACCATATAATAGTCTGCGCAATAAAAAGGATAAAAGTAAAAGAATGTAACATTTGAGTTATGGGCTGATGACGTATTTTATTAATTAGCCATAATCCAAAAATTAAAAAGCACAAAAAAGCGATGATACGCATTGGTATTGCTAACCAACTCGCACTATAAACAAATGCGAGATCAGCGGATTTTGTACCTAATAATACTCTACTAAAACGATAACGTTTGCCTACAAGTGGAAAAGAAGCTAACGCCTCAGTGATCTGTTTCTTTTGTTCGCTGGCAAATATTGCTTTGCGTGAATGTAAAATATTTTTATACGATTCGCCTGCCCAAGCCTGCTTCCCCCGAAAAGCTACTCTAAAAAACTGCTTTACTCTATCAATCAAGCTATATCTAACCTCACTTAATTGTTTAAGATTAGTGTCAATAGACAATATTTCATAATCTTCTGGGAAAAAGTAATGCCAAGACATTGCCATTACCGGTAAATCAAGAATTGGCAAGCTTGTTGTTTGCTTACCAATTATATTTAATCGACCACGATCAAGCTTATACGCAAGCTCAATCACGAAACTGCTTTCTTTAATTGTAGTGTTGCGCTGCGGAATAGTAAGTCTTTGCCCAAATTCTAAGCGTTCGCCTTGGGCGCCAATATTTTTATTTAATGCAATAATATCATTGACCCGGTTATAGTCATTAAAATAGCGCATTGCTATGCCACCAATAGTATCCCCGGCTTTAACACGATAATAACGATACTCGTCTTTTTTAGTACTCTCTGACTGACGTAATGGCATAAGCAAAATCTCTGGCCCATTAGCTGGTTTTGAAACTGCCGGATGAAATGGTGTCCCATCAATTAGGGCATGCGTTAAAGTAGCATTTGCTGGCATATTTATCGCAAGATATTGG
Coding sequences:
- a CDS encoding LysM peptidoglycan-binding domain-containing protein, translating into MYKCLSIYLGFITFCTFASADSGNIRLPLNDWISLQEEIARLAKQTEPKASAAIIKRNLSASFSRGVLSGHLTVELEAIVGNEPLSVTMIGASASLADVMLNGQRAVATKNHEGYAVLITRSGRYKVDLRFIHGQQHDRFSRSINLPLPRAPITKVSLDLPESDLDVVVQSGVIQSQTRRGQGTHLEIALSSTSFLSLSWQRRLSHGVQTREMEVRSYVLASVREDVLRSETVLAYHLLAGETSRIEIELPPKLEVSHVIGDAVLQWTTERTSDTKRKLIVLLRYLVDSDVKFTVQTQMPHADNKSEFLLLRPLEAKLREGFVAIAGRTGMEITVERHDGLNEIGTRELPSDLVDLTQKPLLFGYQYDGKAIPKLVLATKRNAEVALTDAVIDNLEAATVVVEQGIEITKLRLSVRNNTRQYLAINMPANATLTHALIDGTPFHPAVSKPANGPEILLMPLRQSESTKKDEYRYYRVKAGDTIGGIAMRYFNDYNRVNDIIALNKNIGAQGERLEFGQRLTIPQRNTTIKESSFVIELAYKLDRGRLNIIGKQTTSLPILDLPVMAMSWHYFFPEDYEILSIDTNLKQLSEVRYSLIDRVKQFFRVAFRGKQAWAGESYKNILHSRKAIFASEQKKQITEALASFPLVGKRYRFSRVLLGTKSADLAFVYSASWLAIPMRIIAFLCFLIFGLWLINKIRHQPITQMLHSFTFILFIAQTIIWFFLAYYILGIHRLMLWGLNAAMLFVLLEVYFNKTRAFLKTQEPPIAKWSILVQLRTIVKLAVVSIIFGIVMLFPMFLGLVLFVLLGIVHFRARRLLANATAVILMSLVTIGASAQEITMPFSQWSVFYEKRQSLRANQDTKLGKVIIGETNYKGRASAEGLHLHISLRAQLDDTSLPKHVPIIDSNVILLSARNNHRELALNFNGHGWEWVTNERGAITVEADILIPPSGPRGSIEYRFNIVSSPAAEFTCFFPSANLSPRVDGAMTNDVRPLNGGTELRAVLGSLSEIHIVGFHDIEAIAEEREAKVYGETQNLFSFGDDTVELFSVLRLTILYASQKHFRIQLPTGFDLVKADGEGAFQYTISEKDHTRILEGETAFAIKQNYEISLRLVHALSADATLVPINIPRLIDVERDSGFVAIEVPGKLSIENIDAKNLRSIDVRELPYELINSAVTPIVRAFQYEKSESKNSIAKIGRYPEKSLAAGGVDQVRAESVLTGDGRMMTDLRFSLRNNLQQYLALEISNEINVRSAFLEGEPIKPSRDANGKLLLPLIRSPQEADGLRPINLQIVYESPINKLGMFGSQRFELPRLSVPLAAVRWKIHVPSRYVNSRIRGAVKTQNFVGNGSWYSAMQGLTANVDEDYSSLYGSMNNEIDDINQMQAPTQRMPMAPSQGRLTRRDTIQAGGDAAGAVSVRIDLPKTGKMLNYQRYWIGATESVFVDFSYISSTWLTFLRILAALFIFALLSCAAGLISIKWLITLQRRLIITFAAIIITIFTIIYLAIWPAVLAVITTIIWLSIKAGWWQKARLFLVQLGIRNIEAIKIYIAKDRDILMQELKNRRQQHGIIWAILAPLLSLAYLTIKLILVFVLLTSLGGLFLQLISILNTPV